The Syngnathus scovelli strain Florida chromosome 13, RoL_Ssco_1.2, whole genome shotgun sequence genome has a window encoding:
- the sec14l7 gene encoding SEC14-like protein 2 isoform X3: MSGRVGELSAKQAASLAQFRDRIGDILPELPAQHDHYLLRWLRARSFNVPKAEVMIRKHLDFRRNMKADTIISDWTPPEVITRYVSGGMCGYDKEGNPIWYDLVGPLDPKGLLMSASKQDFLRTKMRNMEMLQRECEKQSEKLGVNVEAITLIYDCEGLGFKHMWKPAIETYGEILTMFEDNYPEGLKRVFLIKAPKLFPMAYNLIKRFLCEETRRKLTVVGSNWQEVLRQHVDAEQLPVAYGGTRTDPDGDPRCRTMINYGGTVPQSYYIQNSIKVQYDTTVSIGRGAVLQLDVHVSAPCSLLRWQFASDGADIGFGVFRRVGPGGQQEMADLLEVLPSQRYNAHLVPEDNMMTCPEAGVYVLSFDNTYSVLQSKRVSYTAEVLPPSLPPSVRQAP, translated from the exons ATGAGTGGCCGCGTTGGAGAATTGAGCGCCAAACAAGCTGCTTCGCTCGCGCAG TTTCGTGACCGAATCGGGGACATCCTTCCCGAACTGCCGGCCCAACACGACCACTACCTGCTCCGCTGGCTCCGAG CCCGAAGCTTCAATGTCCCCAAAGCTGAAGTGATGATCAGGAAG CACTTGGACTTCCGGAGGAACATGAAGGCGGACACCATCATTTCCGACTGGACGCCACCTGAG GTGATCACGCGCTACGTGTCGGGCGGCATGTGCGGCTACGACAAGGAGGGCAACCCCATCTGGTACGACCTGGTGGGCCCGCTGGACCCCAAAGGGCTTCTGATGTCGGCCAGCAAGCAGGACTTCTTGAGGACCAAGATGCGGAACATGGAGATGCTGCAGAGGGAATGTGAAAAGCAGTCGGAGAAG TTGGGCGTCAACGTGGAGGCCATCACGCTGATCTACGACTGCGAGGGTCTGGGCTTCAAGCACATGTGGAAGCCGGCCATCGAGACGTACGGCGAG ATCCTCACCATGTTTGAGGACAACTATCCGGAAGGCCTCAAGAGGGTCTTCCTTATCAAAG CTCCCAAACTGTTTCCGATGGCCTACAACCTGATCAAGCGCTTCCTCTGCGAGGAGACGCGACGCAAGCTCACGGTTGTCGGAA GCAACTGGCAGGAAGTACTTCGTCAGCACGTGGACGCCGAGCAGCTTCCGGTGGCGTACGGTGGGACCCGCACGGACCCGGACGGAGATCCTCGCTGCAGAACAATG ATCAACTACGGCGGCACGGTGCCGCAGTCGTACTACATCCAGAACTCAATCAAGGTCCAGTACGACACCACGGTGAGCATCGGCCGCGGCGCCGTCTTGCAGCTGGACGTCCACGTGAGCGCCCCCTGCAGCCTGCTGAG gtGGCAGTTCGCCAGCGACGGGGCGGACATTGGCTTCGGGGTGTTCCGACGCGTGGGGCCGGGCggccagcaggagatggccgacTTGTTGGAGGTGCTTCCCAGCCAACGCTACAACGCGCACCTGGTGCCCGAGGACAACATGATGACCTGCCCCGAGGCGGGAGTGT aCGTTTTGTCTTTCGACAACACTTACAGCGTCTTGCAGTCCAAGCGGGTCAGCTACACGGCGGAGgtgcttcctccctccctccctccgtccgtccgtcaggcACCTTGA
- the sec14l7 gene encoding SEC14-like protein 2 isoform X1 has translation MSGRVGELSAKQAASLAQFRDRIGDILPELPAQHDHYLLRWLRARSFNVPKAEVMIRKHLDFRRNMKADTIISDWTPPEVITRYVSGGMCGYDKEGNPIWYDLVGPLDPKGLLMSASKQDFLRTKMRNMEMLQRECEKQSEKLGVNVEAITLIYDCEGLGFKHMWKPAIETYGEILTMFEDNYPEGLKRVFLIKAPKLFPMAYNLIKRFLCEETRRKLTVVGSKAVGPKTAPRAYLVGAHCSRVSRQLAGSTSSARGRRAASGGVRWDPHGPGRRSSLQNNDQLRRHGAAVVLHPELNQGPVRHHGEHRPRRRLAAGRPRERPLQPAEVAVRQRRGGHWLRGVPTRGAGRPAGDGRLVGGASQPTLQRAPGARGQHDDLPRGGSVRFVFRQHLQRLAVQAGQLHGGGASSLPPSVRPSGTLTTTARPRPGRPAG, from the exons ATGAGTGGCCGCGTTGGAGAATTGAGCGCCAAACAAGCTGCTTCGCTCGCGCAG TTTCGTGACCGAATCGGGGACATCCTTCCCGAACTGCCGGCCCAACACGACCACTACCTGCTCCGCTGGCTCCGAG CCCGAAGCTTCAATGTCCCCAAAGCTGAAGTGATGATCAGGAAG CACTTGGACTTCCGGAGGAACATGAAGGCGGACACCATCATTTCCGACTGGACGCCACCTGAG GTGATCACGCGCTACGTGTCGGGCGGCATGTGCGGCTACGACAAGGAGGGCAACCCCATCTGGTACGACCTGGTGGGCCCGCTGGACCCCAAAGGGCTTCTGATGTCGGCCAGCAAGCAGGACTTCTTGAGGACCAAGATGCGGAACATGGAGATGCTGCAGAGGGAATGTGAAAAGCAGTCGGAGAAG TTGGGCGTCAACGTGGAGGCCATCACGCTGATCTACGACTGCGAGGGTCTGGGCTTCAAGCACATGTGGAAGCCGGCCATCGAGACGTACGGCGAG ATCCTCACCATGTTTGAGGACAACTATCCGGAAGGCCTCAAGAGGGTCTTCCTTATCAAAG CTCCCAAACTGTTTCCGATGGCCTACAACCTGATCAAGCGCTTCCTCTGCGAGGAGACGCGACGCAAGCTCACGGTTGTCGGAAGTAAGGCGGTTGGGCCCAAAACGGCGCCTCGGGCGTATTTGGTTGGAGCTCATTGTTCCCGCGTGAGCAGGCAACTGGCAGGAAGTACTTCGTCAGCACGTGGACGCCGAGCAGCTTCCGGTGGCGTACGGTGGGACCCGCACGGACCCGGACGGAGATCCTCGCTGCAGAACAATG ATCAACTACGGCGGCACGGTGCCGCAGTCGTACTACATCCAGAACTCAATCAAGGTCCAGTACGACACCACGGTGAGCATCGGCCGCGGCGCCGTCTTGCAGCTGGACGTCCACGTGAGCGCCCCCTGCAGCCTGCTGAG gtGGCAGTTCGCCAGCGACGGGGCGGACATTGGCTTCGGGGTGTTCCGACGCGTGGGGCCGGGCggccagcaggagatggccgacTTGTTGGAGGTGCTTCCCAGCCAACGCTACAACGCGCACCTGGTGCCCGAGGACAACATGATGACCTGCCCCGAGGCGGGAGTGT aCGTTTTGTCTTTCGACAACACTTACAGCGTCTTGCAGTCCAAGCGGGTCAGCTACACGGCGGAGgtgcttcctccctccctccctccgtccgtccgtcaggcACCTTGACGACCACAGCACGACCCCGgccgggccggccggccggctga
- the LOC125979374 gene encoding metal transporter CNNM4 isoform X4, with amino-acid sequence MAREWSGQQGYIVTVLLFLCSADGARSEATGGAGSDGGRPGGAGAGARAGAGAGAGGGAGSAGAGGTQVLGMRLETSDKPASTTDDGVLQVTEDSSVQLRFYGLRLHPGAWTLIRFAELGSSDEDAADANGGGTCSDFTKDIAVGTFMNVSGRGTSGLLRVHVKPLRKSESSSEYALCTRMDDRDGGGGGGQRWQPLDDRDGRLLVVEEKKPLMPLWVQAILTTCLLVLSGMFSGLNLGLMALDPMELRIVQSCGTDKEKKYARKIEPIRRKGNYLLCSLLLGNVLVNTTLTILLDDLIGSGLGAVAASTVGIVIFGEIVPQALCSRHGLAVGANTIALTKFFMLLTFPLSFPVSKLLDVLLGQEIGTVYNREKLVGMLKVTEPYNDLDKEELNMIQGALELRTKTVEDVMTPLADCFMIQAEAVLDFDTMSEIMGSGYTRIPVYDDERCNIVDILYVKDLAFVDPDDCTTLKTVTKFYNHPVHFVFHDTKLDTMLEEFKKGKSHLAIVQKVNNEGEGDPFYEVQGLVTLEDVIEEIIKSEILDESDLYTDNRNKKRVDANKNKRDFSAFKHEGDAKAKISPQLLLAAHRFLATEVSLFGGFHVSEKVLLRILRHPDVVQELKFDDNDKRAPQHFLYQRGKPVDYFVLLLQGRVEVEAGNENMKFETGPFSYYGVMALSTPSLGKHWPGSSFTIVVMVAVIISI; translated from the exons ATGGCGAGGGAATGGAGCGGCCAGCAGGGTTACATCGTCACTGTCCTCCTCTTCCTGTGCAGCGCAGACGGAGCTCGCTCGGAGGCGACCGGCGGAGCTGGCAGCGACGGGGGACGACCAGGGGGAGCGGGAGCAGGAGcacgagcaggagcaggagcaggagcaggaggaggagctgGAAGCGCCGGCGCCGGCGGCACGCAGGTGCTCGGCATGCGGCTGGAGACGAGCGACAAGCCGGCCAGCACCACTGACGACGGCGTGCTGCAGGTGACCGAGGACAGCTCCGTGCAGCTCCGCTTCTACGGCCTGAGGCTGCACCCCGGAGCCTGGACGCTCATCCGCTTTGCGGAGCTCGGATCCTCGGACGAGGATGCGGCCGACGCCAACGGTGGCGGCACTTGCTCGGATTTCACGAAGGACATTGCGGTCGGGACCTTCATGAATGTGAGCGGCCGGGGCACGTCGGGGCTGCTGCGCGTGCACGTCAAGCCGCTGCGCAAGAGCGAGTCGAGCAGCGAGTACGCGCTGTGCACGCGAATGGACGACcgggacggcggcggcggcggcggccagcgCTGGCAGCCGCTGGATGACCGCGACGGGCGCCTGCTGGTCGTGGAGGAGAAAAAGCCGCTGATGCCGCTGTGGGTGCAG GCCATCCTGACCACGTGCCTGCTGGTGCTGTCGGGCATGTTCAGCGGTCTGAACCTGGGCCTGATGGCGCTGGACCCCATGGAGCTGCGCATCGTGCAGAGCTGCGGCACGGACAAGGAGAAGAAGTACGCGCGCAAGATCGAGCCCATCCGGCGCAAGGGCAACTACCTGCTGTGCTCGCTGCTGCTGGGCAACGTGCTGGTCAACACCACGCTCACCATCCTGCTGGACGACCTGATCGGCTCGGGCCTGGGCGCCGTGGCCGCCTCCACCGTGGGCATCGTCATCTTCGGCGAGATCGTGCCGCAGGCGCTGTGCTCGCGCCACGGCCTGGCGGTGGGCGCCAACACCATCGCGCTGACCAAGTTCTTCATGCTGCTCACCTTCCCGCTCAGCTTCCCCGTCAGCAAGCTGCTGGACGTGCTGCTGGGCCAGGAGATCGGCACCGTCTACAACCGCGAGAAGCTGGTGGGGATGCTCAAGGTGACCGAGCCCTACAACGACCTGGACAAGGAGGAGCTCAACATGATCCAGGGGGCGCTGGAGCTGCGCACCAAGACGGTGGAGGACGTCATGACGCCGCTGGCCGACTGCTTCATGATCCAG GCGGAGGCCGTGCTGGACTTTGACACCATGTCGGAGATCATGGGCAGCGGCTACACGCGCATCCCCGTCTACGACGACGAGCGCTGCAACATCGTGGACATCCTCTACGTCAAGGACCTGGCCTTCGTCGACCCCGACGACTGCACCACGCTCAAGACCGTCACCAAGTTCTACAACCACCCCGTGCACTTTGTCTTCCACGACACCAAACTGGACACCATGCTGGAGGAGTTTAAGAAAG GCAAGTCCCACCTGGCCATCGTGCAGAAGGTGAACAACGAGGGCGAGGGCGACCCCTTCTACGAGGTGCAGGGATTGGTCACCCTGGAGGACGTCATCGAGGAGATCATCAAGTCGGAAATCCTGGACGAGTCGGACCTCTACA CCGACAACCGCAACAAGAAGCGAGTGGACGCCAACAAGAACAAACGAGACTTCTCGGCCTTCAAGCACGAGGGCGACGCCAAGGCCAAGATCTCGCCGCAGCTCTTGCTGGCCGCGCATCGCTTCCTGGCCACGG AGGTGAGCCTGTTCGGTGGCTTCCACGTGAGCGAGAAGGTCCTGCTGAGGATCTTGAGGCATCCCGACGTGGTGCAGGAGCTGAAGTTTGACGACAACGACAAGCGCGCACCGCAGCACTTCCTGTACCAGCGCGGCAAGCCCGTCGACTACTTTGTGCTCCTTCTGCAG gGTCGAGTGGAGGTGGAGGCGGGAAACGAGAACATGAAGTTTGAGACGGGCCCCTTCTCCTACTACGGTGTCATGGCACTCAGCACGCCATCGCTAG GTAAACATTGGCCGGGTTCATCCTTCACCATCGTCGTCATGGTCGCCGTCATCATTAGCATTTGA
- the sec14l7 gene encoding SEC14-like protein 2 isoform X2, producing the protein MSGRVGELSAKQAASLAQFRDRIGDILPELPAQHDHYLLRWLRARSFNVPKAEVMIRKHLDFRRNMKADTIISDWTPPEVITRYVSGGMCGYDKEGNPIWYDLVGPLDPKGLLMSASKQDFLRTKMRNMEMLQRECEKQSEKLGVNVEAITLIYDCEGLGFKHMWKPAIETYGEILTMFEDNYPEGLKRVFLIKAPKLFPMAYNLIKRFLCEETRRKLTVVGSNWQEVLRQHVDAEQLPVAYGGTRTDPDGDPRCRTMVSARGSDGEDGDDDGGDDPQINYGGTVPQSYYIQNSIKVQYDTTVSIGRGAVLQLDVHVSAPCSLLRWQFASDGADIGFGVFRRVGPGGQQEMADLLEVLPSQRYNAHLVPEDNMMTCPEAGVYVLSFDNTYSVLQSKRVSYTAEVLPPSLPPSVRQAP; encoded by the exons ATGAGTGGCCGCGTTGGAGAATTGAGCGCCAAACAAGCTGCTTCGCTCGCGCAG TTTCGTGACCGAATCGGGGACATCCTTCCCGAACTGCCGGCCCAACACGACCACTACCTGCTCCGCTGGCTCCGAG CCCGAAGCTTCAATGTCCCCAAAGCTGAAGTGATGATCAGGAAG CACTTGGACTTCCGGAGGAACATGAAGGCGGACACCATCATTTCCGACTGGACGCCACCTGAG GTGATCACGCGCTACGTGTCGGGCGGCATGTGCGGCTACGACAAGGAGGGCAACCCCATCTGGTACGACCTGGTGGGCCCGCTGGACCCCAAAGGGCTTCTGATGTCGGCCAGCAAGCAGGACTTCTTGAGGACCAAGATGCGGAACATGGAGATGCTGCAGAGGGAATGTGAAAAGCAGTCGGAGAAG TTGGGCGTCAACGTGGAGGCCATCACGCTGATCTACGACTGCGAGGGTCTGGGCTTCAAGCACATGTGGAAGCCGGCCATCGAGACGTACGGCGAG ATCCTCACCATGTTTGAGGACAACTATCCGGAAGGCCTCAAGAGGGTCTTCCTTATCAAAG CTCCCAAACTGTTTCCGATGGCCTACAACCTGATCAAGCGCTTCCTCTGCGAGGAGACGCGACGCAAGCTCACGGTTGTCGGAA GCAACTGGCAGGAAGTACTTCGTCAGCACGTGGACGCCGAGCAGCTTCCGGTGGCGTACGGTGGGACCCGCACGGACCCGGACGGAGATCCTCGCTGCAGAACAATGGTGAGCGCACGCGGCAGCGACGGCGAAGACGGCGACGATGATGGCGGTGACGATCCGCAGATCAACTACGGCGGCACGGTGCCGCAGTCGTACTACATCCAGAACTCAATCAAGGTCCAGTACGACACCACGGTGAGCATCGGCCGCGGCGCCGTCTTGCAGCTGGACGTCCACGTGAGCGCCCCCTGCAGCCTGCTGAG gtGGCAGTTCGCCAGCGACGGGGCGGACATTGGCTTCGGGGTGTTCCGACGCGTGGGGCCGGGCggccagcaggagatggccgacTTGTTGGAGGTGCTTCCCAGCCAACGCTACAACGCGCACCTGGTGCCCGAGGACAACATGATGACCTGCCCCGAGGCGGGAGTGT aCGTTTTGTCTTTCGACAACACTTACAGCGTCTTGCAGTCCAAGCGGGTCAGCTACACGGCGGAGgtgcttcctccctccctccctccgtccgtccgtcaggcACCTTGA